The nucleotide window AAAGCTACAATCCCCTGAATCAGAGTATCTTTCACCCGATAGATCCCCATTTTAACAGGCAGCCGGTACAAAATTTCAACTCTCCACTATCATTTTCTATTGATTTTAGCTATCGATGGAATTTACGTTCCAATCCCAATACTGACAATAGTACATCGGCGACCATAAATGCACGAAATATCAACCTAAAACTGACCCCAAAATGGGATTTCCGCACCCAGCTTGGATATGATTTTGTAGAAGGAGAAATGACGCCCTCACAATTCTCGTTGAGCCGAAATCTACATTGCTGGGATCTCTCTTTTACGATGAATCCGTTTGGGGATAACCAGTATTACTTCTTTTCACTGCGCGTAAATGCCGGACAATTGCAAAGTATTTTCCAAAAACTACCCGGACTTAACAACCTTGAACGGTCGTCGAGCAACAGCGGTCGTCGTCCAACAGGGTTTTAAAGTTATTTCGGATTAATTTTAGTATAAGCGTTATTTCTCTCGATTCTCCAGATACTTCACCACATATTTGCCCAGCACATCAAACTCCAGGTTTACCGTATCCCCCACTTCTTTGGCATGCAGATTAGTATGTTCAAACGTATAAGGGATAATTGCCACTTTAAACGTTTGGCCTTCTTCACTGGCCACTGTCAAACTGATCCCGTCAATAGCAATGCTACCGCGCCCCACAATTAAATTGCTGTACTCTTCTGGATATTCAATTGTAAACAACCAATCGGTGCCCTCTTGCTCTATTTTTTTGATAATACCCGTTGCATCTACATGACCTTGCACAATATGGCCGTCAATCAACTGGTCGGGGCGGAGAGATCGCTCTAAATTTACAGAATCACCTTCTTTTAGATCACCAATATTGGTTTTACGAAGTGTCTCCTCCACGCTTTGCACGGTAAAGGTTTTGACATCACAAGCCGTAGCCGTATGGCATACTCCATTAATACTAATACTTTGATCTATGCTCACATTATCGGCGAAATCACTGGCGATCGTTATTTCTTTTCCGCCCTCGAGTGATGTAATCGTTTCTACTGTACCAACTGACTTAATAATGCCCGTAAACATGCTCGAATACTTAAATCGTTTTATTTGTTACAAATATCCGGTGAAAAGTAAGTCTTTACCTACCTGCCGCCACTGTACATCTCGGAACTCCATAATTTCTGACATGCGGTTAATACCCACTCCAATAACAGACCGAGTACCCCCGCCAAGCATTTTGGGAGCAATAAAACACTCTACCTTATCAACTAACCGCTGACGCAACAATGCAGATGCTAAATTCTGCCCAGCTTCAACCAAGATTGATGTAACCGGCAAATGCCCCAACTCACGAAGGGCTTCATCTAAATCCGTGTGCCCATCTTTTTGGCCTACCAACAACGTCTTACCTCGAAAGTAATCCGACTGTAGCATACTCAACATCGGGTCAGCTTCATTCTGAAACTTCTCTTCGTTATGGGTCAGTACAATCGTTTTCTCCTCATACTGGTCGGCAAACAAGTTCAAATCATGAGGTAAATCCAGCGGCCCATCAATGACAATACGCTTGGGTTGTCGACCTTCGACATGGCGCACTGTTAATCGCGGATTATCCAAAAGTGCCGTATTACGGCCCACCATCACCGCATCGTACCGGCTACGCCATTCGTGCACTAACGCTCGTGACTCAGGGCCACTAATCCATTCTGAATCACCATCAGGGGCAGCGATATACCCATCTACCGTCTGGGCAATTTTAAGCGTTACAAACGGACGGTTATGCGTCTGGTAATGCAAGAAAAATTCATTCAGTTTCTCTGCCTCTTCCTCAAACAATCCCACATCCACTTCAATATTATGATCACGCAAATGCTGTATTCCCTTGCCCGCCACCTTGGGGGTGGGGTCCTCCATAGCAATAACCACCCGTTTTATTGGCAATCTCGATAAAAGCTCACAGCACGGAGGGGTATTACCGTGATGAGCACAAGGTTCGAGCGTGACATATACAGTAGCTCCATCAAGCTGTTCTGGATCACGAATGGAGTCAACAGCATTTTTTTCGGCATGAGCCTGCCCATAGCGCTCGTGATACCCCTGGCCAACCTTCTTGCCATCGGACGATACAATTACGCATCCCACCATCGGGTTGGGAGAAACGTAACCAGCCCCTCGCTCAGCTATTTCGAGCGCAAGGCGCATCCATTTTTTATCAACTTCACTCATTATAATCGTTACTATTCATCTACTTCTATCGTAAAGTATACCAAACAAAAAAGGGCAAGAAGCGTTCCTTCTTGCCCTATAATACCACTATGTAACTGGTAATTACCCGCGCAATAGTTGGGCTCGGTTATCTTCGATATCCGCTTCCTTCTTAAGCTGTTCAAGCCAAACACTCATAAAGGCCTGGCTTTTCTGTTGACGCAATTGCTGTCGAATCCGTTGTCGAACATCAGCAGTCAAATTATCCAAATTCGCCTCATACAGTTCATCAAGCTGAACAACAAAAGCAGCAGAGGTACCTTCAATGGCACCTGAAAGTTCTCCTTGATTCAATCCAAAGATAGCACCAATAACTCTGGGCTCCCTGCCAGCACCCTCAAGTGTTGCCGAACTCTTAGCCAGCGACTTTACTGATGTTACCTCTTTACCTGAGGCTTCTGCAATACTCTGCAGATCTGTATTTTGTCCCAATAATTCTTCGACCTTAGCAATGGCCTGCTGCTTGCGTTTATTATTTGTTACAATCGTTCTAATTTGCTCTTTAACCTCCTCAAAAGGCTCGGTACCTGCTTCTGTGATCTCACTCACTTTAATAACCACAAACTGTTCAGTGAGTTCAATGGGATCCGAAACCTGTCCCTCATAAGCCGTTTCTAAAAAGCGCATAATCTGCTGACTCTGCCCCAGACCGGAAATAAAGTTATTTCCTTTTGTCGCAAACCCTTCACTTACCTCCAGCTCACGCCGCTCAGCTTCAGCATTAAAGCCATCTTCCTGAGCATAGAAACTAAAGTCATCAGCCGTTTCGGCTCGGGCATCAATAGTTGCAATAGGGTCAGCAGTAATATCCCGGCTAAATACTACAAAACTCACTTCGTTACTTGTTTCATCTAATTTCTTTAACAAGTAAAGCCGCCCTTGGTCCTGAATTACATCCGTAACTTCGCCAACTCCCACATCTAATACCGGCTGATACAGTTCACGAATCTCATCTTTTGCTGTATTCTTTACACTATAGTCAGTTGTGGATTGATAGCGATTAAAAAACAACGAATCATTTTCGGCAGTGGCAAAATCTGACTTCAGCCGATTTACCTCCTCAAACGTTCGGGTTGTATCCTTTGATGTTGGCGTTTTGTCAAAGCTCACATACTGGATACGATATGACTCCTTGCGCTTAAATTCATCCTGATTATCATTGTAGTAGCTACGCAAATCACTTTCCGAAACGGAAACTTCCTCTTCTGATACCTCAGCATACGGGAAACGTACATACGAAACATCAGCATTTGTATTATTACGGATGTACTGTTGCTCAACCTCATATTCACTAACATCCATTGACGACTGCAGATAGTTATTCATTTTCTGCTGCTGACGCTTTTGACGCATCTGTTGCTCAACAGAAATTAACAGCTGAGTATTTTCCGGGGATTCAACCCATGATTGTAAAGCAACCCGGTCGATAGAACCATCTTCATTCGAGAAGTTTTGGCGGATAATAGGATCCGGATTAGGACCTGTAATCATATCAACCACCTCCTGATCGGTAACCGTAATCCCCAAGTCATCCATTTTATCTTGCAATAACTGGCTGTTTACCAAATCGTCCCAAGCCTGCTGTTCGTATTGGGCACGAACTTCGGGTGTCATTGAATTGCCTGTCTGCTGAGAATACTGCTGCGTATAATACTGCAGGCGATTATTATAATCTTCCAGTGAAATAGGTTCTCCATTAACCGATCCAAGTGTTCGGGGACCTTGCTGTATCACATCAAACATATTGGTATCAGCAAGCATCCATAACACTCCGAATGAGAAAATAAGTACCCAGAGAATGGCTCCGGTACTCTTTCTCATTTTATCCATTACACCCATAAAATCCTCTTATCTACGTCTTAATTGATTCAAAAATGACATTCATGTGCTTTTCACAAGCTTCCAAATATACAAGAAGGCAGTGCTAAGAGCAATCTGGCAAGCAGAGAAATTGTTAACGGAATAATCCAAAAAAGATTATTTCCAC belongs to Fodinibius sp. Rm-B-1B1-1 and includes:
- a CDS encoding riboflavin synthase gives rise to the protein MFTGIIKSVGTVETITSLEGGKEITIASDFADNVSIDQSISINGVCHTATACDVKTFTVQSVEETLRKTNIGDLKEGDSVNLERSLRPDQLIDGHIVQGHVDATGIIKKIEQEGTDWLFTIEYPEEYSNLIVGRGSIAIDGISLTVASEEGQTFKVAIIPYTFEHTNLHAKEVGDTVNLEFDVLGKYVVKYLENREK
- the ribD gene encoding bifunctional diaminohydroxyphosphoribosylaminopyrimidine deaminase/5-amino-6-(5-phosphoribosylamino)uracil reductase RibD — protein: MSEVDKKWMRLALEIAERGAGYVSPNPMVGCVIVSSDGKKVGQGYHERYGQAHAEKNAVDSIRDPEQLDGATVYVTLEPCAHHGNTPPCCELLSRLPIKRVVIAMEDPTPKVAGKGIQHLRDHNIEVDVGLFEEEAEKLNEFFLHYQTHNRPFVTLKIAQTVDGYIAAPDGDSEWISGPESRALVHEWRSRYDAVMVGRNTALLDNPRLTVRHVEGRQPKRIVIDGPLDLPHDLNLFADQYEEKTIVLTHNEEKFQNEADPMLSMLQSDYFRGKTLLVGQKDGHTDLDEALRELGHLPVTSILVEAGQNLASALLRQRLVDKVECFIAPKMLGGGTRSVIGVGINRMSEIMEFRDVQWRQVGKDLLFTGYL
- a CDS encoding peptidylprolyl isomerase, which encodes MRKSTGAILWVLIFSFGVLWMLADTNMFDVIQQGPRTLGSVNGEPISLEDYNNRLQYYTQQYSQQTGNSMTPEVRAQYEQQAWDDLVNSQLLQDKMDDLGITVTDQEVVDMITGPNPDPIIRQNFSNEDGSIDRVALQSWVESPENTQLLISVEQQMRQKRQQQKMNNYLQSSMDVSEYEVEQQYIRNNTNADVSYVRFPYAEVSEEEVSVSESDLRSYYNDNQDEFKRKESYRIQYVSFDKTPTSKDTTRTFEEVNRLKSDFATAENDSLFFNRYQSTTDYSVKNTAKDEIRELYQPVLDVGVGEVTDVIQDQGRLYLLKKLDETSNEVSFVVFSRDITADPIATIDARAETADDFSFYAQEDGFNAEAERRELEVSEGFATKGNNFISGLGQSQQIMRFLETAYEGQVSDPIELTEQFVVIKVSEITEAGTEPFEEVKEQIRTIVTNNKRKQQAIAKVEELLGQNTDLQSIAEASGKEVTSVKSLAKSSATLEGAGREPRVIGAIFGLNQGELSGAIEGTSAAFVVQLDELYEANLDNLTADVRQRIRQQLRQQKSQAFMSVWLEQLKKEADIEDNRAQLLRG